Proteins encoded within one genomic window of Oncorhynchus nerka isolate Pitt River linkage group LG9b, Oner_Uvic_2.0, whole genome shotgun sequence:
- the basp1 gene encoding brain acid soluble protein 1 homolog: MGGKLSKKKKGYNVNDEKDKDAKPEGATAEESEPQNDKKDEAPAPTEIANDTKDVPAADTTVTKVEEKGASPPAKEPEKPAAEPKAEVSKAAEVTDPAPIAKEKPAAPAKEPAPSSKEAAQAPEVKAQAPAPPAAQAESKDEADAKKTEAPAVPAAKAEAAPVAAAPQAKPTEAAAAVPAKEAPAAGSTAAPLAATEPAALVKEANATEAPVPSKDQTVEVQD; this comes from the coding sequence ATGGGAGGCAAGCTCAGCAAAAAGAAGAAGGGATACAATGTAAATGATGAGAAGGACAAGGATGCCAAACCAGAGGGTGCAACAGCCGAGGAGAGCGAACCTCAGAACGACAAAAAGGACGAGGCCCCTGCTCCCACCGAGATAGCTAACGACACAAAGGATGTGCCTGCAGCCGATACCACGGTGACCAAGGTGGAAGAAAAGGGCGCCTCCCCTCCCGCCAAGGAGCCGGAAAAACCTGCAGCAGAGCCCAAAGCGGAGGTGTCTAAGGCTGCGGAAGTCACCGACCCTGCCCCCATAGCCAAGGAGAAACCAGCCGCCCCTGCGAAAGAGCCAGCCCCCTCCAGTAAGGAAGCCGCCCAAGCTCCAGAGGTCAAGGCCCAGGCGCCTGCACCACCCGCAGCCCAGGCTGAAAGCAAAGACGAGGCCGACGCTAAAAAGACTGAGGCCCCCGCAGTACCAGCGGCTAAAGCCGAGGCGGCCCCTGTTGCCGCTGCCCCCCAGGCCAAGCCCACAGAAGCAGCAGCGGCGGTCCCGGCCAAGGAGGCCCCGGCTGCTGGTTCAACAGCAGCACCACTGGCTGCCACTGAGCCCGCTGCACTGGTCAAGGAGGCCAATGCCACAGAGGCCCCAGTTCCAAGCAAGGATCAAACCGTAGAAGTTCAAGATTAA